A window from Schistosoma haematobium chromosome 1, whole genome shotgun sequence encodes these proteins:
- the EIF1AD_1 gene encoding putative RNA-binding protein eif1ad, variant 2 (EggNog:ENOG410V9FN~COG:J): MKSFLVKSCGNYLFTAITEQGEEVFVSIPERFRNTFYFAQGGFVICSPLDSKKVKGEIRTVLQKDNIKALVNEGRWPETFTVNISKESSIKNDNYIPEDMLPSFSDSSDTESECISDNN, encoded by the exons atgaaatcattt TTAGTCAAATCATGCGGCAACTATTTGTTCACTGCGATAACAGAACAGGGAGAGGAAGTTTTCGTATCCATTCCAGAAAGATTTCGCAATACATTCTACTTTGCTCAAGGTGGTTTTGTTATCTGTTCACCGCTGGATAGCAAAAAGGTGAAGGGAGAAATTCGAACTGTGTTACAAAAGGATAATATTAAGGCTCTGGTTAATGAAGGCCGTTG GCCGGAAACTTTTACTGTAAACATATCAAAGGAATCCTCAATAAAGAATGACAATTATATCCCAGAAGATATGCTTCCATCATTCTCTGATAGTTCTGACACAGAAAGTGAATGTATATCTGATAACAATTAa
- the EIF1AD_1 gene encoding putative RNA-binding protein eif1ad (EggNog:ENOG410V9FN~COG:J~BUSCO:EOG091G0TN4), with protein MILPSSVPKRKKAEKELFKDTHTIESNEIICKLVKSCGNYLFTAITEQGEEVFVSIPERFRNTFYFAQGGFVICSPLDSKKVKGEIRTVLQKDNIKALVNEGRWPETFTVNISKESSIKNDNYIPEDMLPSFSDSSDTESELNLYGVPNHIFGGVVYEKRMSGALTGFQTNGAHGLQYPAGTNGV; from the exons ATGATTCTTCCCTCCTCTGTGCCTAAGCGTAAAAAGGCAGAAAAGGAACTTTTTAAAGATACTCATACCatagaatcaaatgaaatcatttGTAAG TTAGTCAAATCATGCGGCAACTATTTGTTCACTGCGATAACAGAACAGGGAGAGGAAGTTTTCGTATCCATTCCAGAAAGATTTCGCAATACATTCTACTTTGCTCAAGGTGGTTTTGTTATCTGTTCACCGCTGGATAGCAAAAAGGTGAAGGGAGAAATTCGAACTGTGTTACAAAAGGATAATATTAAGGCTCTGGTTAATGAAGGCCGTTG GCCGGAAACTTTTACTGTAAACATATCAAAGGAATCCTCAATAAAGAATGACAATTATATCCCAGAAGATATGCTTCCATCATTCTCTGATAGTTCTGACACAGAAAGTGAAT tgAACTTATATGGAGTACCAAACCACATTttcgggggtgttgtttacgaaaagcgaatgtccggcgctttaaccggattccaaaccaatggtgcacatgggctccagtatcctgcgggaacaaatggcgtatga